One genomic segment of Actinoplanes ianthinogenes includes these proteins:
- a CDS encoding DUF3052 family protein, producing MAGYSGTPLHRKLGVKPGHRVALLDAPAGFAATLEGLPDGVVLLTGLAADAPTDVTVLFVTERLELQSRVDEVRRGMAQNGGFWVAWPKRASKVPTDVTEDVIREVALPTGLVDNKVCAIDGIWSGLRLVIRRENRTPAG from the coding sequence ATGGCTGGCTACTCGGGCACGCCGCTGCACCGCAAACTCGGCGTCAAGCCGGGTCATCGAGTCGCACTGCTCGACGCGCCGGCCGGATTCGCCGCCACTCTTGAAGGTCTGCCGGACGGGGTCGTCCTCCTGACCGGTCTGGCCGCCGATGCGCCGACCGACGTGACCGTGCTGTTCGTGACCGAACGCCTGGAGTTGCAGTCCCGCGTCGACGAGGTCAGACGCGGCATGGCGCAGAACGGTGGCTTCTGGGTCGCCTGGCCGAAACGAGCGTCGAAGGTGCCCACGGACGTCACCGAGGACGTCATCCGTGAGGTCGCGTTGCCGACCGGGCTGGTCGACAACAAGGTGTGTGCGATCGACGGGATCTGGTCGGGCCTGCGACTGGTCATCCGCCGCGAGAACCGCACACCAGCCGGTTAG
- a CDS encoding methyl-accepting chemotaxis protein, whose translation MTRLDAEFAVQRRARVASHVSLHRARSSDTCRDRSRAIEAGAHALLPAGLGTTCGNAESQIQPKVMMGACPVSRRRAAGLRPPPHHLRDETTRGGWGDLTMLNSIGRRLAAGFATPLILMAIVGAISFLKVRTVNENQRMVAHTYQVLEALNTVLSTLKDAETGQRGFLITGTDDYLQPYTDAKNNVTGTIDAVATLTADNPRQQERIGKLRPLVTAKFTEMQDTIDLRGSAGFAAARAVVLQNKGKAVMDQIRTLVAEMDQEERSLLGVRTQASESATRTTQIVVVVGVLAGLVLLSVIGLLLTRSITRPVGRVRDALRALAARDLTAPVEVHSRDEIGQMSDDLKLAQQALRESMRSLAASSTTLASSAEEFTAVSDQVSHSALATSERSTSAAATAQEVSRNVQTVAAAAEQMGASIREIASNSTEAARITQTATDEAAAAQQTVAKLGDSSREIGEVLKVITSIAEQTNLLALNATIEAARAGEMGKGFAVVASEVKDLAQETGRATEDISHRVLAIQDDTEAAVGAIEKISDIISGINSYQATIAAAVEQQTATTAEIARNVNEAAVGSSGIAENISSVAAESQTTTAGADETQKAAAQLARMSAELKQLVDAYRY comes from the coding sequence ATGACCCGGCTTGACGCCGAGTTTGCGGTGCAGCGGCGTGCCCGAGTAGCCAGCCATGTCAGCCTCCACCGCGCGCGATCGTCGGATACCTGTCGGGATCGTAGCCGTGCGATCGAGGCCGGCGCTCATGCCCTGCTCCCGGCGGGACTCGGGACAACTTGCGGAAACGCGGAGTCACAGATCCAGCCGAAGGTGATGATGGGTGCATGTCCGGTGTCCCGACGGCGAGCCGCGGGCCTACGGCCCCCACCGCACCACCTGAGGGACGAGACCACGCGCGGTGGATGGGGGGATCTGACGATGTTGAACAGCATTGGGCGACGCCTCGCTGCGGGGTTCGCCACACCATTGATATTGATGGCGATCGTCGGGGCCATATCCTTTCTCAAGGTGCGTACGGTCAATGAGAACCAGAGAATGGTCGCGCACACCTATCAGGTGCTGGAGGCATTGAACACGGTGCTGTCCACGCTGAAGGACGCCGAGACCGGCCAGCGCGGCTTTCTGATCACCGGAACGGACGATTACCTGCAGCCGTACACCGACGCGAAGAACAATGTCACCGGCACCATCGATGCGGTGGCCACCCTGACCGCCGACAATCCCCGGCAGCAGGAGCGGATCGGCAAGCTCCGGCCGCTGGTGACGGCGAAGTTCACCGAGATGCAGGACACGATCGACCTGCGCGGTTCCGCGGGCTTCGCGGCCGCCCGCGCCGTGGTGCTGCAGAACAAGGGCAAAGCGGTCATGGATCAGATCCGCACACTGGTCGCCGAGATGGACCAGGAGGAGCGTTCGCTGCTCGGGGTCCGCACCCAGGCGAGCGAGTCGGCCACCCGGACGACCCAGATCGTCGTCGTCGTGGGCGTGCTTGCCGGACTGGTGCTGCTGTCGGTGATCGGGCTGCTGCTGACCCGTAGCATCACCCGGCCGGTGGGACGGGTCCGGGACGCCTTGCGTGCTCTGGCGGCCCGGGACCTGACCGCGCCGGTCGAGGTGCACAGCCGGGATGAGATCGGCCAGATGTCCGACGACCTCAAACTGGCCCAGCAGGCACTGCGTGAGTCCATGCGCAGCCTCGCCGCATCCTCCACCACCCTGGCCTCCAGCGCCGAGGAATTCACCGCCGTGAGCGATCAGGTGTCGCACAGCGCCCTCGCGACCTCGGAGCGGTCGACCAGCGCGGCCGCGACCGCCCAGGAGGTGTCCCGCAACGTGCAGACGGTGGCCGCCGCCGCCGAACAGATGGGTGCCAGCATCCGGGAGATCGCGTCGAACTCCACCGAGGCGGCCCGGATCACGCAGACCGCCACCGATGAGGCCGCCGCTGCCCAGCAGACGGTGGCCAAGCTCGGCGACTCCAGCCGCGAGATCGGCGAGGTGCTGAAGGTGATCACCTCGATCGCGGAGCAGACGAACCTCCTGGCCCTCAACGCCACGATCGAGGCCGCGCGCGCCGGTGAAATGGGCAAGGGCTTCGCCGTGGTGGCCAGTGAGGTCAAGGACCTGGCGCAGGAGACCGGCCGGGCCACCGAGGACATCTCGCATCGGGTGCTCGCCATTCAGGACGACACCGAGGCCGCCGTGGGTGCGATCGAAAAGATCTCCGACATCATTTCCGGCATCAACTCGTACCAGGCCACCATCGCGGCGGCGGTGGAGCAGCAGACGGCGACCACCGCCGAAATCGCCCGCAACGTCAACGAGGCCGCGGTGGGCTCGTCCGGCATCGCCGAGAACATCTCCAGCGTGGCCGCCGAGTCGCAGACGACCACGGCCGGCGCCGATGAGACGCAGAAAGCCGCGGCCCAGCTTGCCCGGATGTCCGCCGAACTGAAACAGCTCGTCGACGCCTACCGCTACTGA
- a CDS encoding SDR family NAD(P)-dependent oxidoreductase, with product MDLQLSGKVAVVTGGSAGIGLAIARGLAAEGAHVALCARDAARLTAAADEIKTEFGVRAIAVPADLAAPDGAAQLAAAVAGEYGGADLLINNAGTGSEETILAAPDEKWQAYWELHVMAAVRLARALAPGMKERGGGVILHNASICATQPLGYEPIYNVTKAALVMFSKCLANELIGDNIRVNAVNPGLVMTGDWVKTAKQLTAGTEQGWEDYLRRIAEEKAPIGRFATPEEVADFFVFLCSPRAAYSVGSTYYVDGGWLNVTT from the coding sequence ATGGACCTGCAGCTCAGTGGCAAGGTGGCTGTCGTCACCGGGGGAAGTGCCGGCATCGGGCTGGCGATCGCGCGCGGTCTTGCGGCGGAGGGCGCGCATGTCGCGCTGTGCGCCCGGGACGCGGCGCGGCTGACGGCCGCGGCCGATGAGATCAAAACCGAGTTCGGGGTACGCGCCATCGCCGTCCCCGCCGACCTGGCCGCCCCGGACGGTGCGGCGCAGCTCGCCGCTGCCGTGGCGGGCGAATACGGCGGGGCCGACCTTCTGATCAACAACGCCGGGACGGGGAGTGAGGAGACGATCCTCGCCGCGCCGGACGAGAAGTGGCAGGCGTACTGGGAACTGCACGTGATGGCGGCGGTGCGGCTGGCCCGGGCGCTCGCGCCGGGGATGAAGGAGCGTGGCGGTGGGGTGATCCTGCACAACGCGTCGATCTGTGCGACGCAGCCGCTCGGGTACGAGCCGATCTACAACGTGACCAAGGCGGCGCTGGTGATGTTCTCGAAGTGCCTGGCCAACGAGCTGATCGGGGACAACATCCGGGTCAACGCGGTGAATCCGGGACTGGTGATGACCGGGGACTGGGTGAAGACGGCCAAGCAGCTGACCGCGGGCACCGAGCAGGGCTGGGAGGACTATCTGCGGCGGATCGCGGAGGAGAAGGCGCCGATCGGGCGGTTCGCCACGCCGGAGGAGGTCGCCGACTTCTTCGTGTTCCTCTGTTCGCCGCGGGCGGCCTACTCGGTGGGGTCCACCTATTACGTCGACGGCGGCTGGCTGAATGTGACTACCTGA
- a CDS encoding YdcF family protein encodes MDQQGGRPGPAPARALVVFGRGVVRTGDGFALTPGGAARVRAAIGYVAAHRAVLAGGERIRIVFTGGWPEASAGAAAPPVGAREGDLMLRAACAAGLDEHADLYAETRSRSTLENLLHTVEDGLLSGYAFDAGAPLGLVTHAWHLPRVRFLAGRVLGLTGAALRDVPAYGGEVHDDRGALLVSRLGFFGARTDQLLRRERGMVAVGHLARRVINGRSGYRRRTVEQQ; translated from the coding sequence ATGGATCAGCAGGGAGGGCGACCCGGGCCGGCACCGGCCAGGGCGCTGGTGGTGTTCGGGCGCGGCGTCGTGCGTACCGGAGACGGGTTTGCCCTCACCCCGGGTGGAGCGGCGCGGGTGCGCGCGGCCATCGGTTACGTGGCGGCTCACCGCGCGGTCCTCGCCGGCGGCGAGCGGATCCGGATCGTCTTCACCGGTGGCTGGCCGGAGGCCAGCGCCGGCGCCGCCGCGCCGCCGGTGGGCGCGCGCGAGGGAGACCTCATGCTGCGGGCCGCGTGCGCGGCCGGCCTGGACGAGCACGCCGACCTGTACGCCGAGACCCGCTCGCGCAGCACCCTGGAGAATCTGCTGCACACGGTGGAGGACGGCCTGCTCAGCGGGTACGCGTTCGACGCGGGCGCCCCGCTCGGCCTGGTGACGCACGCCTGGCACCTGCCGCGGGTCCGGTTCCTGGCCGGCCGGGTGCTGGGACTGACCGGGGCGGCGCTGCGGGACGTGCCGGCGTACGGCGGCGAGGTGCACGACGACCGTGGTGCGTTGCTCGTGTCGCGGCTGGGCTTCTTCGGCGCGCGTACCGATCAGCTGCTGCGCCGCGAACGGGGGATGGTCGCGGTCGGTCATCTGGCCCGACGGGTGATCAACGGCCGGTCTGGGTATAGACGCCGCACCGTCGAACAGCAGTGA
- a CDS encoding hydrolase, which yields MQIHAAGTLLHGDLTIPPAATATVLFTQNRPLDRAVAHALRHRNLATLLIEPLTAGERADETLLFDIDLLADRLIGVLRWVRTQPVTAHLPTGVLAAGANAGAALVAAASRPGHVQAVVTRGGRADLAGGALARVQCPVLLVVGERDQRLRTANEQARQAVNSAADLCVIPGTDRRFRGEQAQRLLAVQAADWFGMHLTAPPPEHEPAIDSALPAEQTRLLG from the coding sequence GTGCAGATTCACGCAGCGGGCACGCTGCTCCACGGGGACCTGACCATCCCGCCGGCCGCCACGGCGACGGTGCTGTTCACCCAGAACCGCCCTCTGGACCGGGCCGTCGCGCACGCCCTCCGGCACCGCAACCTGGCGACCCTGCTGATCGAGCCGCTGACCGCCGGGGAGCGGGCCGACGAGACGCTGCTGTTCGACATCGATCTGCTCGCCGACCGCCTGATCGGCGTCCTGCGCTGGGTGCGCACCCAGCCGGTCACCGCGCACCTGCCGACCGGGGTGCTGGCCGCGGGGGCCAACGCCGGCGCCGCCCTCGTCGCGGCCGCGTCCCGCCCCGGCCACGTGCAGGCCGTCGTCACCCGCGGCGGCCGGGCCGACCTGGCCGGCGGCGCGCTGGCCCGCGTGCAGTGCCCGGTCCTGCTCGTCGTCGGCGAGCGCGACCAGCGGCTGCGCACCGCCAACGAACAGGCCCGCCAGGCCGTCAACTCCGCCGCCGACCTGTGCGTCATCCCCGGCACCGACCGCCGTTTCCGCGGCGAGCAGGCGCAGCGACTGCTCGCCGTCCAGGCGGCCGACTGGTTCGGCATGCATCTCACGGCGCCGCCGCCCGAGCACGAGCCGGCGATCGACTCGGCGCTGCCGGCCGAGCAGACGAGGCTGCTCGGCTGA
- a CDS encoding FAD-dependent oxidoreductase, giving the protein MRVAVIGGGVVGLSTTAALLRQGADAWCFEPGEPMGERSAGDTRIFRLAHTYPDMVELAARSRALFTAWSEQAGTALVDNVGTVISGAGAGTWAAAMATAGAPHELVEPGSPLLRLPARTFAGPALIDPAGGVIRVDRLKTFLLAAVGDRLRPASVTTVEETPACVRVEHGTEADTFDAALICAGAATSALAAGAGIDTPSALEHHLRVTFPVRPGAPQPLQCWITEAADGVLSTYQHLAAAGAWAVGGDVDPALVAWQRGRRAAEQAALDALTAYAAEHLPFVEPRPIGRVYCTHNPDLGDGLQFARNGRVLAVHGENLMKFAPLLGEMLARACLDGSTPPDAGPGALR; this is encoded by the coding sequence ATGAGGGTCGCGGTGATCGGCGGCGGCGTCGTCGGGCTGTCCACGACCGCCGCGCTGCTCCGTCAGGGCGCCGACGCCTGGTGCTTCGAGCCCGGCGAGCCGATGGGCGAGCGGTCCGCCGGCGACACCCGGATCTTCCGCCTCGCGCACACCTACCCGGACATGGTCGAGCTCGCCGCCCGCTCCCGCGCCCTGTTCACCGCCTGGAGCGAGCAGGCCGGCACCGCACTCGTCGACAACGTCGGCACCGTGATCAGCGGCGCCGGCGCCGGGACCTGGGCCGCCGCGATGGCCACCGCCGGCGCACCCCACGAGCTGGTCGAGCCGGGCTCCCCGCTGCTGCGCCTGCCCGCCCGCACCTTCGCCGGCCCGGCGCTGATCGACCCGGCCGGCGGCGTGATCCGCGTCGACCGCCTCAAGACCTTCCTGCTCGCAGCCGTCGGCGATCGCCTACGGCCCGCCTCGGTCACGACCGTCGAAGAAACCCCTGCTTGCGTACGCGTGGAGCACGGCACCGAGGCCGACACCTTCGACGCCGCCCTGATCTGCGCGGGCGCCGCCACCTCCGCGCTGGCCGCCGGCGCCGGCATCGACACGCCGTCCGCCCTGGAGCACCACCTGCGCGTCACCTTCCCGGTCCGCCCCGGCGCACCCCAGCCGTTGCAGTGCTGGATCACCGAGGCGGCCGACGGCGTCCTGAGCACCTACCAGCACCTGGCCGCCGCCGGCGCCTGGGCGGTCGGCGGCGACGTCGACCCGGCCCTGGTCGCCTGGCAGCGCGGGCGCCGCGCCGCGGAGCAGGCCGCGCTCGACGCGCTCACCGCCTATGCCGCCGAGCACCTGCCCTTCGTCGAGCCCCGCCCGATCGGCCGGGTCTACTGCACCCACAACCCGGACCTCGGCGACGGCCTCCAGTTCGCCCGCAACGGCCGGGTCCTCGCCGTCCACGGTGAAAACCTGATGAAGTTCGCCCCGCTGCTCGGCGAGATGCTGGCCCGCGCCTGCCTCGACGGCTCCACCCCGCCCGACGCCGGCCCCGGCGCGCTCAGGTAG
- a CDS encoding glycosyltransferase family 2 protein, with protein MPRLEKTIVLLPVFKPGPHLSELVTALLPELPQPDRVVIVDDGTGPAADARLAEIEALGCTVLRLAANRGKGVALKTGFRHVLSRHPGFAVVCADGDGQHSVADIRAVAERGGPGRIVLGVRRFDGMPPRSRFGNTVTQAVFRAATGRAVTDTQTGLRAYPADLLGQLCEVPGERFEYEMNVLLHASSTGHPIDEVPIPATYLGGNAGSHFSGLADSARIYLALLRYAVLSRRVTAARPVT; from the coding sequence GTGCCCCGCCTCGAGAAGACGATCGTCCTGCTCCCGGTGTTCAAGCCCGGCCCGCATCTGTCCGAACTGGTCACCGCGCTGCTCCCGGAGCTTCCGCAGCCCGACCGCGTGGTGATCGTCGACGACGGCACCGGTCCGGCGGCCGACGCCCGGCTGGCGGAGATCGAAGCGCTGGGTTGCACGGTGCTGCGGCTCGCGGCGAACCGGGGTAAAGGCGTCGCGCTCAAGACCGGGTTCCGGCACGTCCTGTCCCGGCATCCCGGGTTCGCCGTGGTCTGCGCCGACGGTGACGGCCAGCACAGCGTCGCCGACATCCGCGCGGTCGCCGAGCGTGGCGGACCCGGACGCATCGTCCTGGGCGTGCGCCGGTTCGACGGGATGCCGCCGCGCAGCCGGTTCGGCAACACCGTCACCCAGGCGGTGTTCCGGGCGGCGACCGGCCGGGCGGTCACCGACACCCAGACCGGCCTGCGCGCCTACCCCGCCGACCTGCTCGGCCAGCTGTGCGAGGTGCCGGGGGAGCGATTCGAGTACGAGATGAACGTGTTGCTGCACGCCTCGTCGACCGGCCACCCCATCGACGAGGTGCCGATCCCGGCCACCTATCTCGGCGGCAACGCGGGCTCGCATTTCAGCGGCCTGGCCGACTCGGCGCGGATCTACCTCGCCTTGCTGCGATACGCCGTGCTCAGCAGGCGGGTCACGGCAGCTCGACCCGTCACCTGA
- a CDS encoding nitroreductase family protein, with the protein MDPAQAELLVEAARWAPSAGNSQPWAFIMGRRGDDTHQRLVRHLAASSRRWAPSASVLVANLAHRLVDGTDWEYSEFSLYDLGQAVAHMTIQAQSLGLFARQFRAFDRDALAAEFGVPAHWEVTTMSAFGRVPAGTASAARQAPAPVRERRTVGELLWTGR; encoded by the coding sequence GTGGATCCGGCCCAGGCGGAACTTCTCGTCGAGGCCGCGCGGTGGGCACCGTCCGCCGGAAATTCACAGCCTTGGGCGTTCATCATGGGCCGCCGCGGTGACGACACCCACCAGCGGCTCGTGCGTCACCTCGCTGCCAGTTCCCGCCGCTGGGCGCCGTCGGCCAGCGTCCTCGTCGCGAATCTCGCCCACCGGCTCGTCGACGGCACCGACTGGGAGTATTCCGAATTCTCGCTCTACGACCTGGGCCAGGCGGTTGCTCACATGACGATCCAGGCGCAGTCACTCGGGCTGTTCGCCCGGCAGTTCCGCGCCTTCGACCGCGATGCCCTGGCGGCCGAGTTCGGTGTGCCCGCCCACTGGGAGGTCACCACCATGTCGGCGTTCGGCCGGGTTCCGGCCGGCACCGCCTCGGCGGCACGCCAGGCGCCCGCGCCGGTCCGCGAGCGGCGAACAGTCGGCGAGTTGCTGTGGACGGGCCGCTGA